The Elaeis guineensis isolate ETL-2024a chromosome 13, EG11, whole genome shotgun sequence genome includes a region encoding these proteins:
- the LOC105056864 gene encoding uncharacterized protein isoform X2, translated as MIPDTGDEAAAATDGRAGGAKRRRRKRKGRRRKKVTQEEILASRFVREWAFPEAVPEDEEVALDMKGSGRVVFEFHSHSNCSDGFLSPGEVVERAHRNRDELFDRHTLVFWSLWLDSFSCSSFVLLLEYDEWASRNSIVEKKKCFRSWRWLADEKMTGLCGQRNLNSFEEVKVLALTDHDTMAGIAEATEAARKFNIRIIPGVEISAVYSPSCGPAQFEELEDLLATIRDGRYLRAKEMLLKLSKLNMPLKWEHVAKIAGNGVAPGRLHVARAMVEAGYVENLKQAFSRYLYDGGPAYATGLEPFAEAVVQLICRTGGVAALAHPWALKNPDAVIRSLKAAGLHAMEVYRSDGKLAGLSDLADTYKLVKLGGSDYHGRSGQVESDLGSVDLPVLAVYEFLKVARPIWCSAIKEILSAFAEEPSAVNKEKIVRFGILSNLKGCSTMSSGKDVFDLCLSSWLTSEEREAAEFEAIRVRLSQTVISGREFQMTVVSG; from the exons ATGATTCCCGATACGGGCGACGAGGCCGCGGCGGCGACCGACGGACGCGCCGGAGGCgcaaagaggaggaggagaaagcgGAAGGGGCGGAGGAGGAAGAAGGTGACGCAGGAGGAGATCCTGGCATCGAGGTTCGTGAGGGAGTGGGCGTTTCCTGAGGCCGTTCCCGAAGACGAGGAGGTGGCGTTGGACATGAAGGGGTCGGGGAGGGTGGTATTTGAATTCCATTCGCATTCGAATTGCAGCGACGGGTTCTTGTCGCCCGGGGAGGTGGTGGAGAGGGCGCACAGGAATAGG GATGAATTGTTTGATAGGCATACTCTTGTCTTTTGGAGTTTATGGCTGGATTCATTCTCTTGTTCATCTTTTGTCCTCTTGTTAGAATATGATGAATGGGCCTCAAGAAACAgtattgttgaaaaaaaaaagtgtttTAGGAGTTGGAGGTGGCTAGCTGATGAAAAAATGACTGGACTTTGCGGCCAAAGAAACTTGAACTCATTTGAAGAG GTGAAAGTACTTGCGTTGACAGACCATGACACCATGGCTGGCATAGCAGAGGCCACAGAAGCTGCCCGCAAGTTCAACATCAGGATCATTCCAGGTGTTGAAATAAGTGCAGTATATTCTCCAAG CTGTGGGCCTGCACAGTTTGAAGAACTGGAGGATTTACTAGCCACTATTAGAGATGGCCGATACCTCCGTGCAAAAGAGATGTTGCTGAAGCTAAGCAAACTCAATATGCCTCTTAAATGGGAGCATGTTGCTAAAATAGCAGGGAATGGAGTGGCACCAGGAAGGTTGCATGTTGCTCGAGCCATGGTTGAAGCTGGTTATGTGGAGAATTTGAAGCAAGCATTTAGCAGATATTTATATGATGGAGGACCTGCCTATGCCAC GGGCCTTGAGCCATTTGCAGAGGCTGTGGTCCAGCTGATTTGTCGTACTGGGGGCGTGGCAGCTTTGGCTCATCCATGGGCATTGAAGAATCCAGATGCTGTTATCAGAAGTTTGAAAGCAGCTGGCCTTCATGCTATGGAGGTATATAGAAGTGATGGGAAGTTGGCTG GACTCAGTGATCTAGCTGATACTTACAAGCTTGTGAAGCTTGGAGGATCAGATTACCATGGAAGAAGTGGGCAAGTTGAATCCGATCTAGGGAGTGTTGATCTTCCAGTGCTTGCTGTTTATGAGTTCTTGAAGGTAGCCCGGCCCATCTGGTGTAGTGCTATAAAAGAAATCCTTTCAGCATTTGCTGAAGAACCCTCTGCTGTCAATAAAGAGAAGATAGTTAGATTTGGAATTTTGAGCAACCTTAAGGGGTGTTCGACTATGAGCTCTGGCAAAGATGTTTTTGATCTATGTCTATCTTCATGGTTAACAAGTGAGGAAAGGGAGGCTGCTGAATTTGAAGCCATCAGGGTGAGACTTTCACAAACTGTTATTAGTGGTAGGGAGTTTCAAATGACTGTAGTCAGTGGATGA
- the LOC105056864 gene encoding uncharacterized protein isoform X4, with translation MIPDTGDEAAAATDGRAGGAKRRRRKRKGRRRKKVTQEEILASRFVREWAFPEAVPEDEEVALDMKGSGRVVFEFHSHSNCSDGFLSPGEVVERAHRNRVKVLALTDHDTMAGIAEATEAARKFNIRIIPGVEISAVYSPSCGPAQFEELEDLLATIRDGRYLRAKEMLLKLSKLNMPLKWEHVAKIAGNGVAPGRLHVARAMVEAGYVENLKQAFSRYLYDGGPAYATGLEPFAEAVVQLICRTGGVAALAHPWALKNPDAVIRSLKAAGLHAMEVYRSDGKLAGLSDLADTYKLVKLGGSDYHGRSGQVESDLGSVDLPVLAVYEFLKVARPIWCSAIKEILSAFAEEPSAVNKEKIVRFGILSNLKGCSTMSSGKDVFDLCLSSWLTSEEREAAEFEAIRVRLSQTVISGREFQMTVVSG, from the exons ATGATTCCCGATACGGGCGACGAGGCCGCGGCGGCGACCGACGGACGCGCCGGAGGCgcaaagaggaggaggagaaagcgGAAGGGGCGGAGGAGGAAGAAGGTGACGCAGGAGGAGATCCTGGCATCGAGGTTCGTGAGGGAGTGGGCGTTTCCTGAGGCCGTTCCCGAAGACGAGGAGGTGGCGTTGGACATGAAGGGGTCGGGGAGGGTGGTATTTGAATTCCATTCGCATTCGAATTGCAGCGACGGGTTCTTGTCGCCCGGGGAGGTGGTGGAGAGGGCGCACAGGAATAGG GTGAAAGTACTTGCGTTGACAGACCATGACACCATGGCTGGCATAGCAGAGGCCACAGAAGCTGCCCGCAAGTTCAACATCAGGATCATTCCAGGTGTTGAAATAAGTGCAGTATATTCTCCAAG CTGTGGGCCTGCACAGTTTGAAGAACTGGAGGATTTACTAGCCACTATTAGAGATGGCCGATACCTCCGTGCAAAAGAGATGTTGCTGAAGCTAAGCAAACTCAATATGCCTCTTAAATGGGAGCATGTTGCTAAAATAGCAGGGAATGGAGTGGCACCAGGAAGGTTGCATGTTGCTCGAGCCATGGTTGAAGCTGGTTATGTGGAGAATTTGAAGCAAGCATTTAGCAGATATTTATATGATGGAGGACCTGCCTATGCCAC GGGCCTTGAGCCATTTGCAGAGGCTGTGGTCCAGCTGATTTGTCGTACTGGGGGCGTGGCAGCTTTGGCTCATCCATGGGCATTGAAGAATCCAGATGCTGTTATCAGAAGTTTGAAAGCAGCTGGCCTTCATGCTATGGAGGTATATAGAAGTGATGGGAAGTTGGCTG GACTCAGTGATCTAGCTGATACTTACAAGCTTGTGAAGCTTGGAGGATCAGATTACCATGGAAGAAGTGGGCAAGTTGAATCCGATCTAGGGAGTGTTGATCTTCCAGTGCTTGCTGTTTATGAGTTCTTGAAGGTAGCCCGGCCCATCTGGTGTAGTGCTATAAAAGAAATCCTTTCAGCATTTGCTGAAGAACCCTCTGCTGTCAATAAAGAGAAGATAGTTAGATTTGGAATTTTGAGCAACCTTAAGGGGTGTTCGACTATGAGCTCTGGCAAAGATGTTTTTGATCTATGTCTATCTTCATGGTTAACAAGTGAGGAAAGGGAGGCTGCTGAATTTGAAGCCATCAGGGTGAGACTTTCACAAACTGTTATTAGTGGTAGGGAGTTTCAAATGACTGTAGTCAGTGGATGA
- the LOC105056864 gene encoding uncharacterized protein isoform X1, with protein sequence MIPDTGDEAAAATDGRAGGAKRRRRKRKGRRRKKVTQEEILASRFVREWAFPEAVPEDEEVALDMKGSGRVVFEFHSHSNCSDGFLSPGEVVERAHRNRDELFDRHTLVFWSLWLDSFSCSSFVLLLEYDEWASRNSIVEKKKCFRSWRWLADEKMTGLCGQRNLNSFEEVKVLALTDHDTMAGIAEATEAARKFNIRIIPGVEISAVYSPREKSEAEEPVHILAYYGSCGPAQFEELEDLLATIRDGRYLRAKEMLLKLSKLNMPLKWEHVAKIAGNGVAPGRLHVARAMVEAGYVENLKQAFSRYLYDGGPAYATGLEPFAEAVVQLICRTGGVAALAHPWALKNPDAVIRSLKAAGLHAMEVYRSDGKLAGLSDLADTYKLVKLGGSDYHGRSGQVESDLGSVDLPVLAVYEFLKVARPIWCSAIKEILSAFAEEPSAVNKEKIVRFGILSNLKGCSTMSSGKDVFDLCLSSWLTSEEREAAEFEAIRVRLSQTVISGREFQMTVVSG encoded by the exons ATGATTCCCGATACGGGCGACGAGGCCGCGGCGGCGACCGACGGACGCGCCGGAGGCgcaaagaggaggaggagaaagcgGAAGGGGCGGAGGAGGAAGAAGGTGACGCAGGAGGAGATCCTGGCATCGAGGTTCGTGAGGGAGTGGGCGTTTCCTGAGGCCGTTCCCGAAGACGAGGAGGTGGCGTTGGACATGAAGGGGTCGGGGAGGGTGGTATTTGAATTCCATTCGCATTCGAATTGCAGCGACGGGTTCTTGTCGCCCGGGGAGGTGGTGGAGAGGGCGCACAGGAATAGG GATGAATTGTTTGATAGGCATACTCTTGTCTTTTGGAGTTTATGGCTGGATTCATTCTCTTGTTCATCTTTTGTCCTCTTGTTAGAATATGATGAATGGGCCTCAAGAAACAgtattgttgaaaaaaaaaagtgtttTAGGAGTTGGAGGTGGCTAGCTGATGAAAAAATGACTGGACTTTGCGGCCAAAGAAACTTGAACTCATTTGAAGAG GTGAAAGTACTTGCGTTGACAGACCATGACACCATGGCTGGCATAGCAGAGGCCACAGAAGCTGCCCGCAAGTTCAACATCAGGATCATTCCAGGTGTTGAAATAAGTGCAGTATATTCTCCAAG GGAAAAATCTGAAGCTGAGGAACCTGTTCATATCCTTGCATACTATGGTAGCTGTGGGCCTGCACAGTTTGAAGAACTGGAGGATTTACTAGCCACTATTAGAGATGGCCGATACCTCCGTGCAAAAGAGATGTTGCTGAAGCTAAGCAAACTCAATATGCCTCTTAAATGGGAGCATGTTGCTAAAATAGCAGGGAATGGAGTGGCACCAGGAAGGTTGCATGTTGCTCGAGCCATGGTTGAAGCTGGTTATGTGGAGAATTTGAAGCAAGCATTTAGCAGATATTTATATGATGGAGGACCTGCCTATGCCAC GGGCCTTGAGCCATTTGCAGAGGCTGTGGTCCAGCTGATTTGTCGTACTGGGGGCGTGGCAGCTTTGGCTCATCCATGGGCATTGAAGAATCCAGATGCTGTTATCAGAAGTTTGAAAGCAGCTGGCCTTCATGCTATGGAGGTATATAGAAGTGATGGGAAGTTGGCTG GACTCAGTGATCTAGCTGATACTTACAAGCTTGTGAAGCTTGGAGGATCAGATTACCATGGAAGAAGTGGGCAAGTTGAATCCGATCTAGGGAGTGTTGATCTTCCAGTGCTTGCTGTTTATGAGTTCTTGAAGGTAGCCCGGCCCATCTGGTGTAGTGCTATAAAAGAAATCCTTTCAGCATTTGCTGAAGAACCCTCTGCTGTCAATAAAGAGAAGATAGTTAGATTTGGAATTTTGAGCAACCTTAAGGGGTGTTCGACTATGAGCTCTGGCAAAGATGTTTTTGATCTATGTCTATCTTCATGGTTAACAAGTGAGGAAAGGGAGGCTGCTGAATTTGAAGCCATCAGGGTGAGACTTTCACAAACTGTTATTAGTGGTAGGGAGTTTCAAATGACTGTAGTCAGTGGATGA
- the LOC105056864 gene encoding uncharacterized protein isoform X3 yields the protein MIPDTGDEAAAATDGRAGGAKRRRRKRKGRRRKKVTQEEILASRFVREWAFPEAVPEDEEVALDMKGSGRVVFEFHSHSNCSDGFLSPGEVVERAHRNRVKVLALTDHDTMAGIAEATEAARKFNIRIIPGVEISAVYSPREKSEAEEPVHILAYYGSCGPAQFEELEDLLATIRDGRYLRAKEMLLKLSKLNMPLKWEHVAKIAGNGVAPGRLHVARAMVEAGYVENLKQAFSRYLYDGGPAYATGLEPFAEAVVQLICRTGGVAALAHPWALKNPDAVIRSLKAAGLHAMEVYRSDGKLAGLSDLADTYKLVKLGGSDYHGRSGQVESDLGSVDLPVLAVYEFLKVARPIWCSAIKEILSAFAEEPSAVNKEKIVRFGILSNLKGCSTMSSGKDVFDLCLSSWLTSEEREAAEFEAIRVRLSQTVISGREFQMTVVSG from the exons ATGATTCCCGATACGGGCGACGAGGCCGCGGCGGCGACCGACGGACGCGCCGGAGGCgcaaagaggaggaggagaaagcgGAAGGGGCGGAGGAGGAAGAAGGTGACGCAGGAGGAGATCCTGGCATCGAGGTTCGTGAGGGAGTGGGCGTTTCCTGAGGCCGTTCCCGAAGACGAGGAGGTGGCGTTGGACATGAAGGGGTCGGGGAGGGTGGTATTTGAATTCCATTCGCATTCGAATTGCAGCGACGGGTTCTTGTCGCCCGGGGAGGTGGTGGAGAGGGCGCACAGGAATAGG GTGAAAGTACTTGCGTTGACAGACCATGACACCATGGCTGGCATAGCAGAGGCCACAGAAGCTGCCCGCAAGTTCAACATCAGGATCATTCCAGGTGTTGAAATAAGTGCAGTATATTCTCCAAG GGAAAAATCTGAAGCTGAGGAACCTGTTCATATCCTTGCATACTATGGTAGCTGTGGGCCTGCACAGTTTGAAGAACTGGAGGATTTACTAGCCACTATTAGAGATGGCCGATACCTCCGTGCAAAAGAGATGTTGCTGAAGCTAAGCAAACTCAATATGCCTCTTAAATGGGAGCATGTTGCTAAAATAGCAGGGAATGGAGTGGCACCAGGAAGGTTGCATGTTGCTCGAGCCATGGTTGAAGCTGGTTATGTGGAGAATTTGAAGCAAGCATTTAGCAGATATTTATATGATGGAGGACCTGCCTATGCCAC GGGCCTTGAGCCATTTGCAGAGGCTGTGGTCCAGCTGATTTGTCGTACTGGGGGCGTGGCAGCTTTGGCTCATCCATGGGCATTGAAGAATCCAGATGCTGTTATCAGAAGTTTGAAAGCAGCTGGCCTTCATGCTATGGAGGTATATAGAAGTGATGGGAAGTTGGCTG GACTCAGTGATCTAGCTGATACTTACAAGCTTGTGAAGCTTGGAGGATCAGATTACCATGGAAGAAGTGGGCAAGTTGAATCCGATCTAGGGAGTGTTGATCTTCCAGTGCTTGCTGTTTATGAGTTCTTGAAGGTAGCCCGGCCCATCTGGTGTAGTGCTATAAAAGAAATCCTTTCAGCATTTGCTGAAGAACCCTCTGCTGTCAATAAAGAGAAGATAGTTAGATTTGGAATTTTGAGCAACCTTAAGGGGTGTTCGACTATGAGCTCTGGCAAAGATGTTTTTGATCTATGTCTATCTTCATGGTTAACAAGTGAGGAAAGGGAGGCTGCTGAATTTGAAGCCATCAGGGTGAGACTTTCACAAACTGTTATTAGTGGTAGGGAGTTTCAAATGACTGTAGTCAGTGGATGA